The genome window gcttgttttaacccATAGAGAGCTTTCTTAAGCTTGCAAAGATAATttgatttagaaataaaaatatacttagaTGGTTGTTCCATATAAATATCCTTTATCAATTTCACTATATAGGAATGTATTTTTCATATTAAGTTTCCAAAGCTTCTATTTAAGAGTAGCTAATAAAGTAATCACCATCTGTCATCTTGGCCATAGGATTAAATATTTTCTCATAATCTTCTCCATATTTCTGAGAAAACTCCCTTGCAATAAGTCTTATCTAACGATTTATACTTCCATCTGAGTTTGATATATATCCACCTTAGACTCATTTGCAagtaattagatttatatttgtTTCTTCACTTTATCAATAATCCATTCATAGATTCTCACTTTATCATAGATTTACAAGTAATTAGTTTTATATTTATCAATAAtcactttatttttataaaaaatatttttcttgatatagCATAATTTGCCACACCTATAATACTTTTGCTTTGTACCATTGttcgaagaagacttttgcttattGTTAGTATCATCCTTCTTCTCCTTATCGTTATcattatcttttttcttatttatgaAAAAGAACATCCGGTGATGTTGTTATTGCATTATCACTAATCACATTCTATAGATCCTCTCTTATGAGATAAGACTCCAAACAAGTCTTTTAGATCTTATAGTTAGACTGATTAAGAGGTTCAATACCAAATCCACCAACTCAACTGTAATATTCTATAATCGAAAAAGATTATCTTCTTCATCAAGAAGATCTTGAAATGCATATTATCATCCTTGTGGCTAGCCTATGATCAAATCAAATGAAAGAAGAAGAAACTAAGGcgaaaaagaaaaactatattaaacttctcaaaaaaaaaaacacttactAATCTTGAATGACGCTTAGAGTTCGACCCTATAAGCTTGAATACTTGAGGCTTGGATGGATCTACACATGTAGatgtcatatatttatatatgtgaaatataaaaatctttaatttctacaactatatttaatttttatttaaaaaaaataaaatattaatttataatcttTAAAAAGATACTTTAGCTTCTTAACAATCGATATAGAATGCATCACCGAAATTAGTGAAAAAGGATGCATGTTGATATATCGTCAACCATGTGGTGTGAGTGCTACACATTGTGCCATGCCCACCAAGTAAATACGAGGCATGAATGCCAACGTATTATCCCTCCCCTCATTGAGTTATGTAACGTTAGTGAAACACGTTGCATGGTAGATCTAGGTTGAGAACCTCACGTAAACTTTCATTTATCGATCCTTACATGTTTAGAAGTGACCAATATtcttttagattatatatatatatatatatatatatatatatatatatatatatgattttttgaaaaaatcttaaattttaaatttttcttgaaGAGCATCATCATTTCTAAAACATCCAAAATACTCttcatttttaatataataaaaatattttcaatcaaaatctaaCTAGACTAAATAGTCAAACCTATTCGATATTAAACCAgatcaattatttttattattaaactaaaatttctcataaatataaataattaaccaTATTATATCTATTGaaatcttataaaaaatatattttgttattTTAAGAAAGAACTTGACCATaagttatagtgtttttgaacATGGTTACTTTTACTCACACCAGTACAAAAACATAAAACTAAGTTATCGTTTTTAATGGGATTTTCGATAGATATGTTAAtggtttgaaaataaaaaatgtaaaaacttaACTCTTATTTCAATTTTAGGTTTTTAATAGGGTTTTGACAAGTTCATACGGATCCAATGGAAAAGGTGAGAGTCTATTTTTGGATGTCTAATCAATTGtattttttaaactaaaataaaagagaaacatCTTTTCAGGAATTTGTCCTCTGTCATCGCCATTCTTTGTGTTCATTATTACGTTTGTGGCATGCAAGATCCCATTTTTGACCGATTAAAACATTATTCTTAGCTTATTGTAAAAGGCGTTTACATGAATGATAAGAAGCAATACAGTTTGTCTTTTATGACCATTCCACAAAAGCAAGGATtgtgcacaaaagaaaagaaataataaaagatacTCTAAAGGTTCATATGAACTAAATGAGTTCTTGTTGGACTTTAATTAGAATcctatattaatataataaaaatatcataagacTCAGGTCAAGCAAGCAataaaatcaataaaataaaacatcGGCAAGAAGGCAATAGATTTTAAGAGTGAACGAAAtccaaattaaataaattatgtatatatatatatatataagaatcaaTTAATTACTAATAGTTTTCTCTGGATCAAATATCAACAACTCTTGTCTCTTAAAATAGTTAAGTTTTTAATGTTCCAATAAATGGAGACAtttctcaaaaataaaaataaaaaatattcatcatCTAAAGCAAACATTATAAAGAAAAACTACGAAAACCATCGAATTTAAACCAATCATCTAATTTAAATCATCATCAATTAGGATTACTTTTGTCAATTATTTAAACTATGGTCCTAAATCTTGATAGATTTAGGGTAGAACTCATATaagtttctttttaataattaatgaaatattattctagtctTTTGACAAATCAATCGATCAGTTCAAAATGATtatctattttcttttttatttatcctAAAAATCTTATCATATTTATTAGCATTAATGGTAGCATGAATCATAACTTACATTGCAATTAGGGATGTAGTACGAAACCATGAGTTCATTGTCTAGATGGGGTGGATGAGACTGCAATAGTCGTAAGCAACATCTAGAAGCAAGTTCACATGGTTAGACTTGTTCTAAAGTAACGATATTTGTTTGCATCGATCCGTGCCTTATATCGTGGGAGTACCATTTTGAGAATCTATCCATGGATTATTGATAAAGTGAAGAAACAAATGTCATATCTTTCTAATATatgtataataataaaaaaacatgACTCCATTAATATATAACACCGTGATTATTCTAGATACATCGAGAtgtgtcatgtcatgtcatgtcgaTAAAATTGAGTATATACTCATGATTTCATcacataattatataaataaataaatatataattaaaatttttgattggaCGGTAGAGGAATATATGACACCATTATTCTTCTATAGATAGATCATGATATATTGTGTCGGTATCGATAAAATTAAGTTTTTACTATGTATTTCATCATCAAGGTATGGAGAACATTAATTAGTTTAACTTTcgatatcaaaaaataataaatattatttctccTATTATATATTGATTCTATCGTTATCCTAGGCTTATCAGATGACATATCTTATGAGGGGGTATTATATAATCGTCAAGTTTTTTATTATAATGTTTCTTGACTTTTTCTAACTCATCATCGAATCGATTATAATATATAAGAGGCTTACctctaaccccccccccccccccccccccccaaagggAAAAGGACCTACGTAGATTCTTGTAATCAAATGTAGTGCTTGCACAAAGGATCcgagcctctctctctcttagtgagGGTACTCTTCATGAACGAAGAACCCCTTTCATTCATGAGAAGGGAACAACAACTCATAAAGAGAGTGAATAGGATGCATAGCTCAAAAAGGCACCTGATGATAACCTCTGATCTAAGCATCAAAGCTCAAAAGGTGCTATGTGATAGATAGTCTCTGACTTAAAAGATTTCCAATCAACTATCGATGCCCTCTTTCTATTTGTCTCGTAGATGAATCTTATCATTCAAGCTCAAGAACGGGATGATCGAACATGATCGGAATCCCTCACACAGTGCATAGGCCATGACTAGAACACAATTATATCAATAATCaacaacatacatacatacattcgtACGTATGGTCGACTCTATAACACGTCATAATTCATATAAATTATTGTCATCTTCTATAGTTTGCCAAATTACATtgataaaaattaatcttttatatATTACCTGAAGGACAAAGAACACGATTATTTCCAGCCACATCATATATCTTCGTAACTTCTCACCGACACTTAATTCACACAACTCTGTAACTATTTGAATACATTGATTAGATTTCACTATAGCCCAAGGAAATGAGACtcctattaaaatattatatatatatatatatatatatataatccacgtAATATTATTTCAATAAACAATGTAAATATTACGACATTAATTATCCAACGGAGCAGACATCTATCTCCCACTGATCTCCACAATCCTTCTATCGACTTCTTTTAGTAGGTGACGGAACCTGTCTGTTCCTATCGTGATCACAACATTGGGTTCTCTTTCTTGGATTGATACTGATGTGAGACCGACCACACGCACGTCTCTTCCCACTGGGAGCCCTCCTCCCAACATCAAATAATCTTTAAAGTTTAAGCTATGCATACATGTAAAATGTTCCTTAGACAATTCAACTCATTCGTGTCATGGCCTATCTCAAGCAGAGAAAAAGCCACTTGATACTTTCTCCATGTGAAACGGCAACCCATCTTTTCCACAAACTATAGGAGACGAAGGGAGAGGGACCTGTGAAAGCAAAGCTCCAACTCCCAAGAGATAGGGGAAGAGAGCAGCGCTCAGCCTTGTCTCCAATGTCCGGGTTCATAATAGACGAGCTCCCCCTCCTCCTTCTTCCTGCTCTGGTAGCCCTCTTCTTCTACGTCAACCTCGTCAGATGGAAGAGGCTGAAGAGGTTGAACCTCCCACCTGCCGGTAGCGGTTGGCCTTTCATCGGCGACACCTTCGCATACCTCAAGCCTCATCTGGCCACCTCCACTGGCCTGTTCATGGAGCAACACGTCTCCAGGTAACTCCACCGCACTAGATATTGCCTCGGATCCAGCCGATAACCATAGTGATGCTGTCCCTTAGGTACGGGAAGATCTATCGGTCTAATCTCTTCGGTGAGCCGACCATAGTCTCAGCCGACGCGGGCTTGAACCGCTTCATACTTCAGAACGAAGGGAAGCTGTTCCAGTGCAGTTACCCGAAGAGCATCGGAGGAATTCTCGGGAAGTGGTCGATGCTGGTTCAGGTGGGAGAAATGCACAGGGAGATGCGGATGATCTCTCTCAACTTCATGAGCAACGTGAGGCTCCGGTCGCAACTCTTGCCGGAGGTGGAGCGCCACACGCTGCTTGTGCTGCGGTCTTGGAGGGAGAATTCTCCTTTCTCTGCTCAGGAAGAAGCTAAGAAGGTATACATTCATGTCAATCAATCTTCAAGCATTTAGTTTGAGAATCCCTACTGATAGTGTCGGTCGCGTCCCTTAACACGCAGTTCACCTTCAATTTGATGGCCAAGAACATCATGAGCATGGACCCATGTGAACCTGAGACCGAGAAGCTGAGGCTGGAGTACATAACCTTCATGAAGGGTGTAGTATCAGCCCCTCTAAACTTCCCCGGAACTCCATACTGGAAGGCCTTAAGGGTACGCTACTCTTCACGGTCACAGCTCGGTTTCAATCATAATTAGCATTCCAAatggaaaaggaaagaaaagaaaattactaaGCCATGAGATACTAGCAATTCTGGAGATAATGTTATAGTTCTTGGCCCACAAAATGTACAATCTGTGAAATAATACCTGATGAGATATCTCCGAATTCGATTTCACACATGTTGTTTTCTTTACCATGCTGTAACATTGCATCCATCGCAGTCACGGTCAAACATCCTGAGGGTCATCGAGCAAAAGATGGAGCAGAGGATCCAGGAGAAGAGCGAGAGACAAGGAGGAGCAGAGGATCTCCTTGGATGGTCTTTAAAGGAGTCAAACCTGTCCAAAGAACAGATCCTCGATCTCTTGCTGAGCTTGCTCTTTGCTGGCCATGAGACCTCATCGATGGCCTTGGCTTTAGTTATCTTTTTCCTCGAAAGCTGCCCGAAAGCTGTTCGACAACTGCGGGTAGATCGCAAGTCTCACCATCTCTGCTTCAGTTTCTAAGTGGGAAGGTTTGGGTTTCGGCTGTTGACATATCTGCTGCTACTGATTAGGAAGAGCACAGCGAGATCGACCGAAAGAAGCAACGAGGAGAGGCTGGTCTAAACTGGGAAGACTACAAGCAAATGGAGTTCACCCGATGCGTAAGATCTCCGTACAACACACCAAAGAAGACTCCCATCTCTCTGTATTCTTATGATTCCTTCGATTTGTCTCGTGAATGAAGGTTATCAACGAGACCCTGCGGCTTGGCAACGTTGTAAGGTTCGTGCACAGAAAGGTTCTACAGGATTTGCAGTACAAAGGTACGTCGATTCATGCCTGCCATGTACGCCGTATGTATCATCGAGGGATCTGATTCGCCATGCACGAACTGACATATCTATCTTTGCCTTCGCTTGCAAAGGATACGACATCCCCTGCGGATGGAAAATTCTTCCGGTGTTTGCTGCGGTTCACTTGGACTCTTCTGTTTATGATCATCCTCATCAATTCAACCCATGGAGGTGGCAGGTAATTAGTCGCGCTCCTCTTAACTCTTTGGCGCTATGCATGTCTTCCTTCATTCGAAGGTAGCATCAAATGTGACCCAATCACTGTCCACTGATCTACATGTGTCGTTAACTGTGGCTCTGACAAAATTAGGTTCGATATACGTCTCTATATAAGATCATTCGTGGGGC of Musa acuminata AAA Group cultivar baxijiao chromosome BXJ1-7, Cavendish_Baxijiao_AAA, whole genome shotgun sequence contains these proteins:
- the LOC135679622 gene encoding cholesterol 22-monohydroxylase CYP90B52-like, coding for MSGFIIDELPLLLLPALVALFFYVNLVRWKRLKRLNLPPAGSGWPFIGDTFAYLKPHLATSTGLFMEQHVSRYGKIYRSNLFGEPTIVSADAGLNRFILQNEGKLFQCSYPKSIGGILGKWSMLVQVGEMHREMRMISLNFMSNVRLRSQLLPEVERHTLLVLRSWRENSPFSAQEEAKKFTFNLMAKNIMSMDPCEPETEKLRLEYITFMKGVVSAPLNFPGTPYWKALRSRSNILRVIEQKMEQRIQEKSERQGGAEDLLGWSLKESNLSKEQILDLLLSLLFAGHETSSMALALVIFFLESCPKAVRQLREEHSEIDRKKQRGEAGLNWEDYKQMEFTRCVINETLRLGNVVRFVHRKVLQDLQYKGYDIPCGWKILPVFAAVHLDSSVYDHPHQFNPWRWQNNSSSVTAATNNFMAYGGGPRLCAGSELAKLEMAVFLHHLVLRYRWELAEPDQAFAFPFVEFRKGLPIKVYSIHDSPM